A genomic window from Streptomyces sp. NBC_00234 includes:
- a CDS encoding ABC transporter substrate-binding protein — translation MPRTRHTAAFALITVVALTLTACGSGDPASAPAGGAGPAAAGKGTIPTTDVVSAVKKDEAAAKLLPADVRASGSLSLASSVGTPPGAFYLENGKTLAGADIDFADAVARALGVELKREVASFDAILPALGSGKYDVGTGNFGVTDERRKTIDFVTYINDGQGFAVRDDSKLTKVTDLVQLCGLTVATGAGTTFEVTLEENRHRCAEAGKKPYEVTTYADQAAIWISLQQGRSDVVMSTINGLRYAVTQQEGLRFLNEFKRLDVGFAFKKGTPLAPAFRAAVNSIKADGTYDRILKKWGTTGSAIETSRISPPELK, via the coding sequence ATGCCCCGAACCCGGCACACCGCCGCCTTCGCCCTGATCACCGTCGTCGCACTCACGCTCACCGCGTGCGGATCGGGGGATCCGGCGTCGGCGCCGGCCGGTGGCGCCGGACCGGCCGCCGCGGGCAAGGGGACGATCCCGACGACGGACGTGGTCTCGGCGGTGAAGAAGGACGAGGCCGCCGCGAAGCTGCTGCCGGCGGATGTCCGCGCCTCCGGCTCCCTCTCCCTCGCCTCCAGCGTCGGCACTCCCCCCGGGGCCTTCTACCTGGAGAACGGCAAGACCCTGGCCGGCGCCGACATCGACTTCGCGGACGCGGTGGCCAGGGCGCTCGGAGTGGAGCTGAAGCGCGAAGTCGCGTCCTTCGACGCGATCCTGCCGGCGCTCGGCAGCGGGAAGTACGACGTGGGCACGGGGAACTTCGGGGTCACCGACGAGCGCCGGAAGACCATCGACTTCGTGACGTACATCAACGACGGCCAGGGCTTCGCGGTCCGGGACGACAGCAAGCTGACGAAGGTCACCGACCTCGTCCAGCTCTGCGGCCTGACCGTGGCCACGGGTGCCGGAACCACCTTCGAGGTCACGCTGGAGGAGAACCGGCACCGGTGCGCCGAGGCGGGGAAGAAGCCGTACGAGGTGACGACGTACGCCGACCAGGCCGCCATCTGGATCTCACTCCAGCAGGGCCGGAGCGATGTGGTGATGTCGACGATCAACGGCCTGCGCTACGCCGTGACACAGCAGGAGGGGCTGCGCTTCCTCAACGAGTTCAAGCGGCTCGACGTCGGGTTCGCCTTCAAGAAGGGCACCCCGCTGGCGCCCGCCTTCCGGGCCGCGGTCAACAGCATCAAGGCGGACGGCACCTACGACCGCATCCTGAAGAAGTGGGGCACCACCGGGTCGGCGATCGAGACCTCGCGGATCTCGCCGCCCGAGCTCAAGTGA
- a CDS encoding amino acid ABC transporter permease, with protein MPLTSDPPIDQPIDPSTDPSIDKATGPSPAASAEDLGKLTVVPVRHPWRWAAVAATAVLLAQFLHGLVTNPGWEWDVFARFFTTETILRAVWVTLQLTFYGTVLGFALGIVLAFMRLSASPFLRAVSYAYIWAFRSIPLIVQLLFWFNLAYLYKELRFGIPFGPGFFSFDTMNLVGAMSAAVLGLALHQAAYAAEIVRGGVLAVDSGQSEAAAALGIPRLRQLRRIVLPQAMRSILPNAANEIVSLFKGTSIVSVMAIGELFYQVQVVYGRNGRVVPLLMVATVWYILLTTVLSVLQHYVERHYAKGAVR; from the coding sequence ATGCCGCTCACCAGCGATCCACCGATCGACCAGCCGATCGACCCATCCACTGATCCATCCATCGACAAAGCGACCGGCCCGTCCCCGGCCGCATCCGCGGAGGACCTCGGGAAGCTCACCGTCGTCCCGGTGCGCCACCCCTGGCGCTGGGCCGCCGTCGCGGCGACCGCGGTGCTGCTCGCCCAGTTCCTGCACGGTCTCGTCACCAACCCCGGCTGGGAATGGGACGTCTTCGCCCGGTTCTTCACCACCGAGACCATCCTCCGAGCCGTCTGGGTCACCCTGCAGCTGACCTTCTACGGGACCGTGCTCGGCTTCGCGCTCGGCATCGTCCTGGCCTTCATGCGGCTGTCGGCCAGCCCGTTCCTGCGGGCGGTGTCCTACGCGTACATCTGGGCCTTCCGCTCGATCCCGCTCATCGTCCAGCTGCTGTTCTGGTTCAACCTCGCCTACCTCTACAAGGAGCTGCGGTTCGGCATCCCCTTCGGGCCGGGCTTCTTCTCCTTCGACACGATGAACCTGGTGGGCGCCATGAGCGCGGCCGTACTCGGCCTGGCGCTGCACCAGGCGGCGTACGCGGCGGAGATCGTCCGCGGCGGTGTACTCGCCGTGGACAGCGGCCAGTCGGAGGCCGCGGCCGCTCTCGGGATTCCCCGGCTGCGGCAGCTGCGGCGGATCGTGCTGCCGCAGGCGATGCGCTCCATCCTGCCGAACGCCGCCAACGAGATCGTGTCCCTCTTCAAGGGCACCTCGATCGTCTCCGTGATGGCGATCGGCGAACTCTTCTACCAGGTCCAGGTCGTCTACGGACGCAACGGCAGGGTCGTGCCCCTGCTCATGGTCGCGACGGTCTGGTACATCCTCCTGACCACCGTGCTCTCCGTCCTCCAGCACTACGTCGAACGTCACTACGCCAAGGGGGCCGTGCGATGA
- a CDS encoding NtaA/DmoA family FMN-dependent monooxygenase (This protein belongs to a clade of FMN-dependent monooxygenases, within a broader family of flavin-dependent oxidoreductases, the luciferase-like monooxygenase (LMM) family, some of whose members use coenzyme F420 rather than FMN.): protein MSAPKQMHLAAHFPGVNNTTVWADPRSGSQIDFSSFVHLARTAERGTFDFFFLAEGLRLREHNGLIHDLDVVGRPESLTVLNALAAVTDRLGLAATVNATFNEPYELARRLASLDHLSGGRAAWNVVTSSDAFTGENFRRGGFLDRADRYTRAAEFVSTARELWDSWTPDGISRPVTHSGEHFGIAGEFTVPRAPQGHPVVIQAGDSAEGREFAASAADVIFTRHGTLDAGRAFYADVKGRLAAYGRRPEDLKIMPGVSFVLGDTDAEAQQNADEIRRLQVSPQNAILALEQVWGRDLSSYDPDGPLPATDPDPESTLVQGRVRVGDPLAVAAKWRALSEAKGLSIRQTVIETTARQSFIGSPDTVAAGLAEFVAADAADGFILVPHLTPGGLDDFVDRVVPLLRERGVFRSEYTGTTLRSHLGLAEPVWKG, encoded by the coding sequence ATGAGCGCCCCGAAGCAGATGCATCTGGCGGCCCACTTCCCGGGCGTCAACAACACCACCGTCTGGGCCGACCCGCGCTCGGGGAGCCAGATCGACTTCTCCTCCTTCGTGCACCTGGCCAGGACCGCGGAACGCGGCACCTTCGACTTCTTCTTCCTCGCCGAGGGGCTCAGGCTGCGCGAGCACAACGGTCTGATCCACGACCTCGACGTGGTCGGCAGGCCCGAATCCCTCACCGTACTGAACGCCCTCGCCGCCGTCACCGACCGGCTCGGTCTCGCCGCCACGGTCAACGCCACCTTCAACGAACCGTACGAACTGGCGCGCCGGCTCGCCTCCCTCGACCACCTCAGCGGCGGCCGGGCGGCCTGGAACGTGGTCACCTCCTCCGACGCCTTCACCGGGGAGAACTTCCGGCGCGGGGGCTTCCTCGACCGGGCCGACCGGTACACCCGGGCCGCCGAATTCGTATCCACGGCACGGGAGTTGTGGGACTCCTGGACGCCGGACGGGATCTCCCGACCGGTGACGCACAGCGGGGAGCACTTCGGTATCGCGGGGGAGTTCACCGTCCCCCGCGCTCCCCAGGGGCACCCTGTGGTGATCCAGGCAGGGGACTCCGCCGAAGGCCGGGAGTTCGCCGCGTCCGCCGCCGACGTCATCTTCACCCGGCACGGCACGCTGGACGCGGGCCGCGCCTTCTACGCGGACGTCAAGGGACGGCTGGCGGCGTACGGTCGCAGGCCCGAGGACCTGAAGATCATGCCCGGCGTCAGTTTCGTCCTCGGAGACACGGACGCGGAGGCCCAGCAGAACGCCGACGAGATCCGCCGCCTCCAGGTCTCCCCGCAGAACGCCATCCTCGCCCTGGAGCAGGTCTGGGGCCGCGACCTCTCCTCGTACGATCCCGACGGACCGCTCCCCGCGACCGACCCGGACCCCGAATCCACGCTCGTCCAGGGCCGGGTCAGGGTCGGCGACCCCCTCGCGGTCGCCGCGAAATGGCGGGCCCTGTCCGAGGCCAAGGGGCTCTCGATCCGGCAGACCGTGATCGAGACGACCGCCCGGCAGTCGTTCATCGGCTCACCGGACACCGTCGCGGCGGGCCTCGCCGAGTTCGTCGCCGCCGACGCGGCCGACGGATTCATCCTCGTACCCCATCTCACCCCGGGCGGTCTCGACGACTTCGTCGACAGGGTCGTGCCGCTGCTCCGGGAGCGTGGAGTCTTCCGCTCCGAGTACACCGGTACCACGCTGCGGTCGCACCTCGGCCTGGCCGAGCCGGTGTGGAAAGGTTGA
- a CDS encoding ABC transporter substrate-binding protein encodes MSVRRHTLVAALATLAAAGLLTACGASDVAEEVKPKGQKGAGINIGPDQNRIRGEKDEAIAAKVPEAIRARGTLRLGASADASPPLGFYATDDRTRIGSEIDIATLIADTLGLKPEFDEVSWENLFVGLDSSKFDAVLSNVTVTEERKEKYDFATYRLDNIAFEARKGSGWKVKSAADVAGKTIAVSSGTNQEKILLDWSEQNVEAGRKPVEIKYFQKDTDYYLALQSGRIDGYLGPSPSANYHVASAGQSEIVGTLSGGGDGVQGKIAATTKKGSGLVAAYAAAIDHIVQDGSYAEVLKRWGLSSEAVDASEINPPGLPKTEN; translated from the coding sequence GTGTCCGTCCGCCGCCACACCCTCGTCGCCGCACTCGCCACCCTCGCCGCCGCCGGGCTGCTCACGGCCTGCGGCGCGAGCGACGTCGCCGAGGAGGTCAAGCCGAAAGGGCAGAAGGGCGCCGGGATCAACATCGGCCCCGACCAGAACCGGATCCGGGGCGAGAAGGACGAGGCCATCGCCGCCAAGGTGCCGGAAGCGATCCGCGCACGCGGCACGCTGCGGCTGGGCGCGAGCGCGGACGCGTCCCCGCCCCTCGGCTTCTACGCCACCGACGACAGAACCCGGATCGGCTCCGAGATCGACATAGCGACCCTGATCGCGGACACGCTCGGTCTGAAGCCGGAGTTCGACGAGGTCTCCTGGGAGAACCTCTTCGTCGGCCTCGACAGCTCCAAGTTCGACGCCGTCCTCTCGAACGTCACCGTCACCGAGGAGCGCAAGGAGAAGTACGACTTCGCGACCTACCGCCTCGACAACATCGCCTTCGAGGCCAGGAAGGGCTCCGGCTGGAAGGTGAAGTCGGCCGCGGACGTGGCGGGGAAGACGATCGCCGTCTCCTCCGGCACCAACCAGGAGAAGATCCTCCTCGACTGGAGCGAACAGAACGTCGAGGCCGGCCGGAAGCCGGTGGAGATCAAGTACTTCCAGAAGGACACCGACTACTACCTGGCCCTCCAGTCCGGCCGGATCGACGGCTATCTGGGCCCGAGCCCCTCGGCCAACTACCACGTGGCCTCGGCCGGTCAGTCCGAGATCGTGGGCACGCTGTCCGGGGGCGGTGACGGGGTTCAGGGGAAGATCGCCGCCACCACGAAGAAGGGCAGCGGACTGGTCGCCGCCTACGCCGCCGCGATCGACCACATCGTCCAGGACGGTTCGTACGCCGAGGTGCTGAAGCGCTGGGGCCTGTCCAGCGAGGCCGTCGACGCGTCGGAGATCAACCCGCCCGGCCTCCCCAAGACCGAGAACTGA
- a CDS encoding LLM class flavin-dependent oxidoreductase produces MSASRPLHLAAEIGGPPHYYAGHYLALARLAEQGALDFVTLGDSFTRPGLDALAVLSRIAPDTDRIGLVPTVTTTHTEPFHVSSAVATLDWVSGGRAGWNAEVSTTGAEARLFGRRPAAPVTELWQEAGEVADVSARLWDSWEDDAEIRDVATGRFVDRDKLHPVDFEGRTFSVRGPAIVPRPPQGRPVTVIDGTSGPARETAARHADVVYARATTPERAAAIRDDVRRRAAAHGRDPDTLRVLVALTVDLGDAESAPEPGLSSGPQLAGGGSYYRGGPVDLAELITRWHRGGAVDGFHLTPIAPGRDLERIVNGTVALLQHRSLFRTFHPGGTLREHLGLARPASRYALARTGEEA; encoded by the coding sequence ATGTCCGCCAGCAGACCGCTTCATCTGGCCGCCGAGATCGGTGGCCCTCCCCACTACTACGCCGGCCACTACCTCGCGCTCGCCCGGCTCGCCGAACAGGGCGCGCTCGACTTCGTCACCCTCGGCGACTCCTTCACCCGCCCCGGGCTCGACGCGCTCGCCGTGCTCTCCCGGATCGCTCCGGACACCGACCGGATCGGCCTCGTGCCGACCGTCACGACCACCCACACCGAGCCCTTCCACGTCTCGTCCGCCGTGGCCACCCTCGACTGGGTGAGCGGGGGCCGGGCCGGTTGGAACGCCGAGGTGTCCACGACCGGGGCCGAAGCCCGGCTGTTCGGCCGGCGCCCCGCCGCACCCGTCACCGAGCTCTGGCAGGAGGCGGGCGAGGTCGCCGACGTCTCCGCCCGGCTGTGGGACAGCTGGGAGGACGACGCCGAGATCCGGGACGTCGCCACGGGGCGGTTCGTCGACCGGGACAAGCTGCACCCCGTCGACTTCGAGGGCCGCACCTTCTCGGTCCGCGGCCCGGCCATCGTGCCCAGGCCGCCCCAGGGCCGGCCCGTCACCGTCATCGACGGCACGAGCGGCCCGGCCCGCGAAACGGCGGCCCGCCACGCCGACGTCGTGTACGCGCGCGCCACCACGCCCGAGCGGGCCGCCGCGATCCGTGACGACGTACGCCGGCGGGCCGCCGCACACGGCCGGGACCCCGACACCCTGCGGGTCCTGGTGGCGCTCACCGTCGACCTGGGGGACGCCGAGTCGGCGCCGGAACCGGGTCTCAGCAGCGGACCGCAGCTCGCCGGAGGCGGTTCCTACTACCGGGGCGGCCCGGTGGACCTCGCCGAACTCATCACCCGGTGGCACCGGGGCGGAGCCGTGGACGGCTTCCACCTCACTCCCATCGCACCCGGGCGTGACCTCGAAAGGATCGTCAACGGCACCGTGGCCCTGCTCCAGCACCGCAGTCTCTTCCGCACCTTCCATCCGGGGGGCACCCTCCGCGAACACCTCGGACTGGCCCGTCCGGCCAGCCGTTACGCCCTGGCACGGACGGGGGAGGAGGCATGA
- a CDS encoding amino acid ABC transporter ATP-binding protein: protein MVEVRSVHKSFGTLEVLRGIDLSVRAGEVTVVLGPSGSGKSTLLRTINHLEKVDQGWISVDGTLIGYRRDGNKLYELREREVLRQRTRIGFVFQNFNLFPHLTVLENIIEAPVAALRRPRKEAVAAAEKLLARVGLADKSGAYPRQLSGGQQQRVAIARALALEPKLLLFDEPTSALDPELVGEVLDVIKDLAHQGTTMIVVTHEIGFAREVADTVVFMDEGRIVEQGTPAEVLDRPVQERTRAFLSKVL from the coding sequence ATGGTCGAAGTCCGGTCCGTGCACAAGAGCTTCGGCACCCTCGAAGTCCTGCGCGGCATCGACCTCTCCGTACGCGCGGGGGAGGTGACCGTCGTCCTCGGCCCCTCCGGCTCCGGCAAGTCCACCCTCCTGCGCACCATCAACCACCTGGAGAAGGTCGACCAGGGCTGGATCAGCGTCGACGGCACCCTGATCGGCTACCGCAGGGACGGCAACAAGCTGTACGAACTCCGCGAGCGGGAGGTCCTGCGCCAGCGCACCCGGATCGGCTTCGTCTTCCAGAACTTCAACCTCTTCCCGCACCTCACGGTTCTGGAGAACATCATCGAGGCACCCGTCGCCGCGCTGCGCCGCCCCCGGAAGGAGGCCGTCGCCGCCGCGGAGAAGCTCCTCGCCCGGGTCGGCCTCGCGGACAAGTCGGGGGCGTACCCCAGACAGCTCTCCGGCGGACAGCAGCAACGCGTCGCCATCGCCCGTGCCCTGGCCCTCGAACCGAAGCTGCTGCTCTTCGACGAGCCGACCTCGGCACTCGACCCCGAACTGGTCGGCGAAGTCCTCGACGTCATCAAGGACCTGGCGCACCAGGGCACCACGATGATCGTCGTCACGCACGAGATCGGCTTCGCCCGCGAGGTCGCCGACACCGTTGTGTTCATGGACGAGGGACGGATCGTCGAGCAGGGCACGCCCGCCGAGGTGCTCGATCGCCCCGTCCAGGAGCGCACCCGCGCCTTCCTCTCCAAGGTCCTCTGA
- a CDS encoding amino acid ABC transporter permease has protein sequence MSAQPETLHSPAPASLTSLGKHDGTPVLRIVPVRRTGQWTAAVAVLVLLALALSSVVRNDAFQWEVVGAYFTTDSVLRGLGLTLWLTALVMVLGFALGTVLAVLRLSTNHVLKAVSWGYVWLFRSTPILVQLLFWFNIGALYPQILGVSTVNLLGPVTVAVIGLTLHEAAYAAEVVRGGILSVERGQLEAAQSLGLGPWRRLRRIVLPQAMRSIVPPAGNMLIGTLKGTSIVSIIAVQDLLYSVQLVYHRTYQVIPLLLVATLWYVAVTSLLSIGQHYIERHYARGTAGTR, from the coding sequence ATGTCCGCGCAGCCGGAAACCCTTCATTCCCCCGCTCCCGCGTCCCTCACCTCACTCGGCAAGCACGACGGCACTCCTGTCCTGCGGATCGTCCCGGTTCGCCGAACAGGGCAGTGGACGGCGGCCGTTGCCGTCCTGGTCCTTCTCGCCCTCGCGCTGAGTTCCGTCGTCCGCAACGACGCCTTCCAGTGGGAGGTCGTCGGTGCCTACTTCACCACCGATTCGGTCCTGCGCGGACTCGGCCTCACCCTGTGGCTCACCGCGCTCGTCATGGTCCTCGGCTTCGCTCTCGGGACCGTCCTCGCCGTGCTCAGGCTCTCCACCAACCACGTTCTGAAAGCGGTCAGTTGGGGGTACGTCTGGCTGTTCCGCTCCACGCCGATCCTGGTCCAGCTGCTCTTCTGGTTCAACATAGGCGCGCTGTACCCGCAGATCCTGGGCGTCAGCACCGTGAACCTCCTCGGCCCCGTCACCGTCGCCGTCATCGGACTGACCCTGCACGAAGCCGCGTACGCCGCCGAAGTGGTCCGCGGCGGCATCCTCTCCGTCGAGCGCGGCCAGCTGGAGGCCGCCCAGTCGCTCGGCCTCGGACCGTGGCGCCGGCTCCGCCGGATCGTGCTGCCGCAGGCGATGCGATCCATCGTGCCGCCCGCGGGGAACATGCTGATCGGCACGCTCAAGGGCACCTCGATCGTCAGCATCATCGCAGTGCAGGACCTGCTCTACTCGGTGCAGCTGGTCTATCACCGCACCTACCAGGTCATCCCGCTGCTACTCGTCGCCACCCTCTGGTACGTCGCCGTCACCTCCCTTCTCAGCATCGGCCAGCACTACATCGAGCGGCACTACGCACGCGGCACGGCAGGCACCCGATGA
- a CDS encoding DUF1684 domain-containing protein, protein MSTDEQQDWQSWHEGRIVAVAAPYGPLSLTGTHWLSDYPEGRIPAVPGQWREDGDSVLLTAAPEDGLSVDGKPLTGEIRLAADRGPIDEARVTHGGRRLVVLSREGLWAVRDFDPGSEARQSFRTIDATPYDAGWALPGTFRPYTADRTIRVENADGRERGLGLGGEIVFEVDGAAHTLQVAVESDGSLWAVFADATSGSSSYRFRFLRPAAPAADGSVTVDFNRALLPPCAFADHFICPFPPPGNTLAVAVPAGERNRIDA, encoded by the coding sequence ATGAGCACGGACGAACAGCAGGACTGGCAGAGCTGGCACGAGGGGCGCATCGTCGCGGTCGCGGCACCGTACGGTCCGCTGTCCCTGACCGGCACCCACTGGCTCTCCGACTACCCGGAGGGTCGAATTCCGGCCGTCCCGGGGCAGTGGCGGGAAGACGGCGACAGTGTGCTGCTCACGGCAGCCCCCGAGGACGGTCTGAGCGTCGACGGCAAGCCGCTGACCGGCGAGATCAGGCTCGCGGCCGACCGCGGGCCGATCGACGAGGCCCGGGTGACGCACGGCGGACGCCGCCTGGTCGTGCTGAGCCGTGAAGGGCTGTGGGCGGTACGGGACTTCGACCCGGGGTCCGAGGCCCGGCAGTCGTTCCGGACCATCGACGCCACCCCGTACGACGCGGGCTGGGCGCTGCCCGGCACCTTCCGCCCGTACACGGCCGACCGCACGATCCGGGTCGAGAACGCCGACGGGCGCGAACGGGGTCTGGGGCTCGGCGGGGAGATCGTCTTCGAGGTGGACGGGGCCGCGCACACGCTCCAGGTGGCGGTCGAATCCGACGGCTCGCTCTGGGCGGTCTTCGCCGACGCGACCAGCGGAAGCAGCAGCTACCGTTTCCGGTTCCTGCGGCCCGCGGCGCCGGCCGCGGACGGCAGCGTGACCGTCGATTTCAACCGCGCGCTGCTGCCGCCCTGCGCCTTCGCCGACCACTTCATCTGCCCCTTCCCGCCGCCCGGCAACACCCTCGCCGTCGCCGTCCCGGCAGGTGAGCGGAACCGGATCGACGCCTGA
- a CDS encoding FAD/NAD(P)-binding protein: MSAVPTLVVIGAGPRGTGVIERIAANAGELYGNQRLDIHLVDPYPPGGGRIWRQDQSPLLRMNSMAEDVTMFTDDTVRLDGPVRPGPALHTWAADVREGRVTIDTEPGILEEIRELGGQDFPSRRLQSAYLRWVYEQALAALPPGITVHEHRGHALRVTGPDTGRQRVWLEGRTEPLLADLVVLTLGHLDAEPEPGQQELTAFAARHGLVHLPPDFTADSDLSALPAGEPVIVRGFGLAFIDLMVLLTEGRGGRYENGVYVPSGREPVLHVGSRRGVPYHSKIGYGWEGEPPPAPRYFGPEQAEELLRRTGPLDFRREVWPLIEKELGHVHYHRLFAAHPGRTAVDWAVFEEKYDASEPGSPELDALVSAAVPDPADRLGLTALDHPLDGVRHTSYDTFQDGLRAYITADLERRHDPGHSPDLAVFLGLLSVYGQLIRLGDLGTWWHGYFSYLASGPPGPRLRQLLALSRAGVVRFLGASVTVGTDEERGVFRAGSATVPGERIEARALVEARLPDPSLQHTRSRLLRGLYEDGAAATDTGLLSVDPADGRILDRDGRPHPRRFALGPNTTARSSGAFTRPRTGGPAFGQNDATARTVLAFLRDLSCRGCPST, encoded by the coding sequence ATGAGCGCCGTGCCCACCCTCGTCGTCATCGGCGCAGGGCCCCGCGGCACCGGCGTCATCGAGCGCATCGCCGCCAACGCCGGTGAGCTGTACGGGAACCAGCGCCTCGACATCCACCTCGTCGACCCGTACCCGCCGGGCGGCGGCCGGATATGGCGGCAGGACCAGTCCCCGCTGCTGCGGATGAACTCCATGGCCGAGGACGTCACCATGTTCACCGACGACACGGTGCGGCTGGACGGCCCCGTACGCCCCGGGCCCGCGCTGCACACCTGGGCGGCGGACGTCCGCGAGGGGCGCGTCACCATCGACACGGAACCCGGGATCCTGGAGGAGATCAGGGAGCTCGGCGGCCAGGACTTTCCCAGCCGCCGGCTGCAGAGCGCCTATCTGCGCTGGGTGTACGAACAGGCCCTCGCCGCACTCCCGCCGGGCATCACCGTGCACGAACACCGCGGTCACGCCCTGCGCGTCACCGGCCCGGACACCGGGCGCCAGCGGGTCTGGCTGGAAGGCCGCACCGAGCCCCTGCTCGCCGACCTCGTCGTCCTCACCCTCGGCCATCTCGACGCCGAACCCGAGCCCGGACAACAGGAGTTGACGGCCTTCGCCGCACGGCACGGACTGGTCCATCTGCCACCGGACTTCACCGCCGACAGCGACCTCTCCGCCCTGCCCGCGGGCGAACCGGTCATCGTCCGCGGCTTCGGCCTCGCCTTCATCGATCTGATGGTGCTGCTCACCGAGGGACGCGGCGGCCGGTACGAGAACGGTGTCTACGTGCCCTCCGGCCGTGAGCCCGTGCTGCACGTCGGATCGCGGCGCGGTGTGCCGTACCACTCCAAGATCGGCTACGGCTGGGAGGGCGAACCACCCCCGGCGCCCCGCTACTTCGGCCCCGAGCAGGCCGAGGAGCTCCTGCGCAGGACCGGCCCGCTCGACTTCCGGCGCGAGGTGTGGCCGCTCATCGAGAAGGAGCTCGGCCACGTCCACTACCACCGGCTGTTCGCCGCCCATCCCGGGCGCACCGCCGTCGACTGGGCCGTCTTCGAGGAGAAGTACGACGCCTCGGAGCCCGGCAGCCCCGAGCTGGACGCCCTGGTCTCCGCCGCCGTGCCCGACCCCGCCGACCGGCTCGGCCTCACGGCCCTCGACCACCCGCTGGACGGGGTGCGCCACACCTCGTACGACACCTTCCAGGACGGGCTCCGCGCCTACATCACCGCCGACCTGGAACGCCGCCACGACCCCGGTCACAGCCCCGATCTCGCCGTCTTCCTCGGACTTCTCTCCGTCTACGGGCAACTGATCAGGCTCGGTGACCTCGGCACCTGGTGGCACGGCTACTTCAGCTACCTCGCCTCCGGCCCGCCCGGCCCCCGGCTGCGCCAGCTCCTCGCCCTCTCCCGGGCGGGTGTCGTCCGTTTCCTCGGTGCCTCGGTCACCGTCGGGACCGACGAGGAACGGGGCGTCTTCCGGGCCGGCAGCGCCACGGTGCCGGGCGAGCGGATCGAGGCCAGGGCCCTGGTCGAGGCCCGGCTGCCCGACCCCTCCCTCCAGCACACCCGCAGCCGCCTGCTGCGCGGGCTGTACGAGGACGGGGCCGCCGCCACGGATACGGGGCTGCTCTCCGTCGACCCGGCCGACGGCCGGATCCTGGACCGCGACGGCCGCCCGCACCCGCGCCGCTTCGCCCTGGGGCCGAACACCACGGCACGTTCCAGCGGGGCGTTCACCCGGCCCCGGACCGGCGGTCCTGCCTTCGGGCAGAACGACGCCACCGCCCGGACCGTGCTGGCGTTCCTGCGCGACCTGTCCTGTCGCGGCTGCCCGAGTACCTGA